One Paraburkholderia aromaticivorans genomic region harbors:
- a CDS encoding long-chain fatty acid--CoA ligase: MDKIWLKSYPPGVPAEIDPSRYSSVGELLEEAFRDHRAKPAFVCMGKEISYGELDALSRKLGAWFQSKGLARGARIAIMMPNVLQYPVAIAAILRAGYVVVNVNPLYTPRELEHQLKDSGAEAIILLENFAVTLQAIVRNTSIKHVVVAAMGDLMGIKGTLVNFVVRKVKKMVPAWSLPGHVKFNTAIAEGARQNFKAVQQGPEDVAFLQYTGGTTGVAKGATLLHRNLIANVLQSEIWLDPVRANRTDIDQFVTVVALPLYHVFALTVCGLLTIRTGGLGILIPNPRDIPGMIKALEGYPITTIPAVNTLYNALLNSPDFHKLDFSKLIAANGGGMAVQEAVAKRWYEQTHTPIIEGYGLSETSPCVTCNPVTVTEYSGTIGLPLPSTEISIRDDEGNEVPLGQPGEICIRGPQVMAGYWNRPDETAKVMTPDGFFKSGDVGLMNDGGFVKIVDRKKDMILVSGFNVYPNEIEDVVAKLPGVFEVAAVGVPDQHSGEAVKLFVVKKDQALTDADIFAYCKQQLTGYKRPKIVEFRTELPKSNVGKILRRELRDGRA, from the coding sequence ATGGACAAAATCTGGCTGAAATCTTATCCGCCCGGCGTTCCCGCAGAGATCGACCCGAGCCGCTATTCGTCGGTCGGAGAACTGCTCGAAGAAGCCTTCCGCGACCACCGCGCCAAACCGGCGTTCGTCTGCATGGGCAAGGAGATCAGCTACGGCGAGCTCGACGCGCTTTCGCGCAAACTCGGCGCATGGTTTCAGTCGAAGGGCCTGGCCCGCGGCGCGCGCATCGCGATCATGATGCCGAACGTGCTGCAATATCCGGTGGCGATTGCAGCCATCTTGCGCGCGGGCTATGTAGTCGTGAACGTGAACCCGCTCTATACGCCGCGCGAACTCGAGCACCAGCTCAAGGACAGCGGCGCGGAAGCGATCATTCTGCTCGAGAACTTCGCGGTCACGCTGCAGGCGATCGTACGCAACACGTCGATTAAGCATGTCGTCGTGGCGGCAATGGGCGACCTGATGGGGATCAAGGGCACGCTGGTGAATTTCGTCGTGCGAAAGGTGAAGAAGATGGTGCCGGCCTGGAGTCTGCCGGGTCACGTCAAATTCAACACCGCGATCGCGGAAGGCGCACGCCAGAATTTCAAAGCGGTTCAGCAAGGTCCCGAAGACGTCGCTTTTCTCCAGTACACGGGCGGAACGACGGGCGTGGCCAAGGGCGCGACGCTACTGCATCGGAACCTGATCGCCAACGTGCTGCAGTCGGAGATCTGGCTCGATCCGGTTCGCGCGAATCGCACGGATATCGATCAGTTCGTCACGGTCGTCGCGTTGCCGCTGTATCACGTGTTCGCGCTGACCGTGTGCGGGCTGTTGACGATCCGTACCGGCGGCCTCGGCATACTCATCCCGAATCCGCGCGACATTCCGGGCATGATCAAGGCGCTGGAAGGCTATCCGATCACGACGATTCCCGCCGTCAACACGCTGTACAACGCGTTGTTGAATAGCCCGGATTTCCATAAGCTCGATTTTTCGAAGCTGATCGCCGCGAACGGCGGCGGTATGGCGGTGCAGGAAGCCGTCGCCAAGCGCTGGTACGAGCAGACGCATACGCCGATCATCGAAGGATACGGCTTGTCGGAAACGTCGCCGTGCGTGACCTGCAATCCGGTCACCGTCACCGAATACAGCGGGACGATCGGCTTGCCGTTGCCGTCGACGGAAATCTCGATTCGTGACGACGAAGGCAACGAAGTGCCGCTCGGCCAGCCGGGCGAAATTTGCATCCGCGGCCCGCAGGTGATGGCGGGTTACTGGAACCGGCCCGACGAAACCGCGAAAGTGATGACGCCGGACGGCTTCTTCAAATCGGGCGATGTCGGCCTGATGAACGACGGCGGCTTCGTCAAGATCGTCGACCGTAAGAAGGACATGATTCTGGTGTCCGGTTTCAATGTCTATCCGAATGAAATCGAAGACGTGGTCGCAAAGCTGCCGGGCGTGTTCGAAGTCGCCGCGGTCGGCGTGCCGGACCAGCATTCGGGTGAAGCGGTGAAGCTGTTCGTCGTGAAGAAGGATCAGGCGCTCACCGATGCCGACATCTTCGCGTACTGCAAGCAGCAGTTGACCGGCTACAAGCGGCCTAAGATCGTCGAATTCCGCACTGAACTGCCGAAGAGCAACGTCGGCAAGATTCTGCGTCGCGAGTTGCGCGACGGGCGGGCATAG
- the paaN gene encoding phenylacetic acid degradation protein PaaN, whose translation MTHPLFTKHEDTLQKALTAVETRGYWSPFVEMPSPKVYGETANADGEAAFKAHLNATFQLDQPSTGETVGAEVSPFGFPLGVRYPKADPAALIAAATAAQRDWRAAGPQAWIGVCLEILARVNRASFEIGYSVMHTTGQAFMMAFQAGGPHAQDRALEAVVYAWDQLRRIPGDAHWEKPQGKNPPLAMHKRYTVVPRGTGLVLGCCTFPTWNGYPGLFADLATGNTVIVKPHPGAILPLALTVRIARDVLREAGFDPNVVTLLATEPNDGALVQDLALRPEIKLIDFTGSTQNGTWLERNAHQAQVYTEKAGVNQIVIDSADDIKAVARNIAFSLALYSGQMCTAPQNIYVPRGGIRTSDGTLGFDEVAQAIAGAVQKLVADPARAVELLGAIQNEGVTQRIDEAAKLGRVLVESLTLEHPAFAGARVRTPLVLQLDAATDQAQFTKEWFGPISFVIATDSTAQSLDLAGAIAAEHGALTMSVYSTDEAVLEEAHEASIRGGVALSINLTGGVFVNQSAAFSDFHGTGANPAANAALADAAFVANRFRVVQSRVHVEPKAAPAVAG comes from the coding sequence ATGACACATCCGCTATTCACCAAGCACGAAGACACGCTGCAAAAGGCACTCACCGCGGTTGAAACGCGCGGCTACTGGAGCCCGTTCGTCGAAATGCCCAGTCCGAAAGTGTACGGGGAAACGGCTAACGCGGACGGCGAAGCCGCATTCAAAGCGCATCTCAACGCGACGTTCCAACTGGACCAACCCTCGACGGGCGAAACCGTCGGCGCCGAAGTCTCACCGTTCGGATTCCCGCTCGGCGTGCGCTACCCGAAGGCCGACCCCGCCGCCCTGATCGCGGCGGCCACCGCAGCCCAACGCGACTGGCGCGCGGCAGGCCCGCAGGCATGGATCGGCGTATGCCTCGAAATCCTTGCGCGCGTGAATCGCGCCAGCTTCGAAATCGGCTACAGCGTGATGCACACGACCGGCCAGGCATTCATGATGGCCTTCCAGGCCGGCGGCCCGCACGCACAAGACCGCGCGCTCGAAGCCGTCGTGTATGCGTGGGACCAACTGCGCCGCATTCCCGGCGACGCCCATTGGGAAAAGCCGCAAGGCAAGAATCCGCCGCTCGCCATGCACAAGCGTTATACCGTTGTGCCGCGTGGCACCGGCCTCGTGCTAGGCTGCTGCACCTTCCCGACGTGGAACGGCTATCCAGGCCTTTTCGCCGATCTGGCCACGGGCAACACGGTCATCGTCAAGCCGCATCCGGGCGCAATTCTGCCGCTCGCGCTGACCGTACGAATCGCGCGTGACGTTTTGCGCGAAGCGGGTTTCGATCCGAACGTCGTCACCTTGCTGGCTACCGAACCGAACGACGGCGCACTCGTCCAGGACTTGGCGCTGCGCCCGGAAATCAAACTCATCGACTTCACCGGCAGCACGCAAAACGGCACGTGGCTCGAGCGCAACGCGCACCAGGCACAGGTCTACACCGAAAAAGCCGGCGTCAACCAGATCGTGATCGACTCCGCCGACGACATCAAAGCCGTTGCCCGCAACATCGCCTTCTCGCTCGCGCTGTACTCGGGCCAGATGTGCACCGCGCCGCAAAACATCTACGTGCCGCGCGGCGGTATCCGCACTTCGGACGGCACGCTCGGTTTTGATGAAGTCGCCCAAGCCATTGCCGGCGCTGTGCAAAAACTCGTCGCCGACCCGGCTCGCGCTGTCGAGCTACTCGGCGCGATTCAGAACGAAGGCGTGACCCAGCGCATCGACGAAGCCGCAAAACTCGGCCGCGTTCTCGTCGAGAGCCTGACGCTCGAACATCCCGCTTTCGCCGGCGCCCGCGTGCGCACGCCGCTCGTGCTCCAACTGGATGCCGCCACCGACCAGGCGCAGTTCACCAAAGAATGGTTCGGGCCGATCTCGTTCGTGATCGCGACAGACTCGACTGCACAGTCGCTCGATCTCGCCGGTGCAATCGCCGCCGAACATGGTGCGCTGACGATGTCGGTATACAGCACGGACGAAGCGGTGCTCGAAGAGGCGCACGAAGCATCGATCCGCGGTGGCGTGGCCTTGTCGATCAATCTGACCGGCGGCGTGTTCGTCAATCAGTCGGCAGCCTTTTCCGACTTCCACGGCACGGGCGCGAACCCGGCGGCCAATGCCGCGCTGGCTGACGCAGCCTTCGTCGCGAATCGCTTCCGCGTAGTTCAAAGCCGCGTTCATGTTGAACCCAAGGCGGCGCCGGCGGTAGCTGGCTGA
- a CDS encoding porin: protein MKKSLLALAALGAFAGVAHAQSSVTLYGIIDEGFNVNTNSGGKHLYNLSSGVLQGSRFGLRGTEDLGGGLKAIFVIENGFDVNNGKLGQGGLMFGRQAYVGLSSQFGTVTLGRQYDSVVDYVGPLEAGDQWGGYIAAHPGDIDNFNNAYRTNNTVKYTSANYGGLTFGGTYSFGGIAGNVTSNQIWSLGAGYNNGPLVLGVGYLNARSPAASGGLFNNSGTAAAPAAAVTSPVYAGFTSANTYQVIGAGGAYTFGAATIGATYSNIRFGNLGASFASPFKGQSATFNNAELNFKYQLTPALLVGAAYDYTRGAEINGASRAQYHQGAVGVDYFLSKRTDVYVTGVYQHALGDTINVAGATVDATAGINNLTGSSNQNQFTARIGIRHKF, encoded by the coding sequence ATGAAAAAGTCGCTTCTCGCTCTCGCAGCACTGGGCGCATTCGCAGGCGTCGCACATGCTCAGAGCAGCGTGACCCTGTACGGCATCATTGACGAAGGCTTCAACGTCAACACCAACTCGGGTGGCAAGCACCTGTACAACCTGTCCAGCGGCGTTCTGCAAGGTTCGCGTTTCGGCCTGCGCGGCACGGAAGATCTGGGCGGCGGTCTGAAGGCCATCTTCGTGATCGAAAACGGCTTTGACGTGAACAATGGCAAGCTGGGTCAAGGCGGCCTGATGTTCGGTCGTCAAGCCTACGTCGGCCTGTCGAGCCAGTTCGGTACGGTCACGCTGGGTCGTCAGTACGACTCCGTGGTCGACTATGTCGGTCCGCTGGAAGCCGGCGACCAGTGGGGCGGCTACATCGCTGCTCACCCGGGCGACATCGACAACTTCAACAACGCGTACCGCACCAACAACACGGTCAAGTACACGAGCGCAAACTACGGCGGCCTGACGTTCGGCGGCACGTACAGCTTCGGCGGCATCGCCGGCAACGTCACGTCGAACCAGATCTGGTCGTTGGGCGCTGGCTACAACAACGGTCCCCTCGTCTTGGGCGTTGGTTACTTGAACGCACGTAGCCCGGCAGCTTCGGGTGGCCTGTTCAACAACAGCGGCACGGCTGCAGCGCCGGCCGCGGCTGTCACGTCGCCGGTCTACGCTGGCTTCACGTCGGCTAACACGTATCAAGTGATCGGTGCGGGCGGCGCATACACGTTCGGCGCAGCAACGATCGGTGCGACGTACTCGAACATCCGCTTCGGCAACCTGGGCGCTTCGTTCGCATCGCCGTTCAAGGGCCAGTCGGCTACGTTCAACAACGCGGAACTGAACTTCAAGTATCAGTTGACCCCGGCGTTGCTGGTCGGCGCAGCGTATGACTACACGCGCGGCGCGGAAATCAACGGCGCATCGCGTGCCCAGTACCACCAAGGCGCAGTTGGCGTGGACTACTTCCTGTCCAAGCGTACCGACGTGTACGTGACGGGTGTGTACCAACACGCTCTGGGCGACACGATCAACGTAGCGGGCGCTACGGTCGACGCAACGGCAGGCATCAACAACCTGACGGGTTCGTCGAACCAGAACCAGTTCACGGCTCGCATCGGCATCCGCCACAAGTTCTAA
- a CDS encoding M20 aminoacylase family protein — protein sequence MKLIPEIQAAHGEIQTLRRTIHAHPELRYEETATADLVARTLESWGIETHRGLGKTGVVGVLKRGNGSRSIGLRADMDALPIQELNSFDHRSKNDGKMHACGHDGHTAMLLGAARHLVKHGDFDGTIVFIFQPAEEGGAGAQAMIDDGLFVKFPVDAVFGIHNWPGMPAGHFGVTEGPIMASSNEFHIEIKGVGSHAALPHNGRDPVFTAVQIANGLQSIITRNKKPLDTAVLSITQIHAGDAVNVVPNNAWIAGTVRTFTTDTLDLIEARMRKIAESTAEAYDCSVDIQFHRNYPPTINSSEEARFAATVMKEIVGAENVDDAVEPTMGAEDFSFMLLAKPGCYAFLGNGDGGHRDSGHGAGPCMLHNASYDFNDELLPIGSTYWVRLAQRFLAEGK from the coding sequence ATGAAACTGATCCCCGAAATCCAAGCCGCTCACGGCGAAATTCAGACCCTTCGACGAACAATCCACGCCCATCCAGAACTGCGTTACGAAGAAACGGCGACGGCCGATCTGGTGGCACGAACCCTCGAGTCCTGGGGTATCGAAACTCATCGAGGGTTGGGCAAAACCGGCGTCGTCGGTGTGCTGAAACGCGGCAATGGTTCACGCTCCATAGGTCTGCGGGCTGACATGGATGCGCTGCCGATACAGGAACTGAACAGCTTCGACCATCGGTCGAAAAACGACGGCAAGATGCACGCGTGCGGCCATGACGGACATACGGCGATGCTGCTCGGTGCCGCGCGGCACCTGGTCAAACATGGCGATTTCGATGGCACGATCGTGTTTATTTTCCAGCCCGCCGAAGAAGGCGGCGCTGGTGCGCAGGCCATGATCGATGACGGCCTGTTCGTGAAATTTCCGGTCGACGCGGTGTTCGGCATCCATAACTGGCCAGGCATGCCGGCGGGGCACTTCGGCGTGACCGAAGGGCCGATCATGGCGTCGAGCAACGAATTTCACATTGAAATCAAAGGCGTGGGCTCGCACGCCGCGCTGCCGCACAACGGTCGCGATCCCGTCTTCACTGCCGTGCAGATCGCGAATGGGCTGCAGAGCATCATCACGCGGAACAAGAAGCCGCTCGACACCGCCGTGTTGTCGATCACCCAGATTCACGCCGGCGACGCGGTCAATGTCGTCCCGAACAATGCGTGGATCGCAGGCACGGTGCGGACGTTTACGACCGATACACTTGATCTGATCGAAGCGCGTATGCGCAAAATCGCGGAAAGCACGGCCGAGGCCTACGATTGCTCGGTCGATATTCAATTCCACCGAAACTACCCGCCGACGATCAACAGCAGCGAAGAGGCCCGCTTTGCAGCGACGGTCATGAAGGAAATTGTCGGCGCAGAAAACGTCGACGACGCGGTTGAACCGACGATGGGGGCAGAGGACTTCTCTTTCATGTTGCTCGCAAAACCGGGTTGCTACGCGTTTCTGGGTAATGGCGACGGCGGACACCGCGATTCAGGCCATGGCGCAGGTCCGTGCATGCTGCATAACGCGAGCTATGACTTTAACGACGAGTTGTTGCCGATCGGCTCGACATACTGGGTACGGCTGGCACAGCGGTTTCTGGCGGAGGGCAAATAG
- the pcaF gene encoding 3-oxoadipyl-CoA thiolase: MNDAFICDAIRTPIGRYGGALKDVRADDLGAVPIRALIERNPGVDWRAVDDVIYGCANQAGEDNRNVARMSALLAGLPTEAPGATINRLCGSGMDAVGTAARAIKAGEARLMIAGGVESMTRAPFVMGKATSAFARQADIYDTTIGWRFINPLMKRQYGVDSMPETAENVAVEFSVSRADQDAFALASQQKAARAQQDGTLAQEIVGVEIAQKKGDPVRVLLDEHPRETSLESLGKLKGVVRPDGSVTAGNASGVNDGACALLLANQQAADQYGLRRRARVVGMATAGVEPRIMGIGPAPATQKLLKQLGMTLEQLDVIELNEAFASQGLAVLRTLGLRDNDPRVNPNGGAIALGHPLGASGARLITTALYQLERTNGRFALCTMCIGVGQGIALVIERI, from the coding sequence ATGAACGACGCCTTCATTTGCGATGCGATTCGCACTCCAATCGGCCGCTACGGCGGCGCACTAAAGGATGTCCGCGCCGACGATCTCGGCGCGGTGCCGATCAGGGCGTTGATCGAACGCAATCCCGGCGTTGACTGGCGCGCTGTGGACGATGTCATTTATGGCTGCGCGAACCAGGCCGGCGAAGACAACCGCAACGTCGCCCGTATGTCGGCGTTACTGGCCGGCTTGCCCACCGAGGCGCCCGGCGCAACCATCAACCGCTTGTGCGGCTCGGGTATGGACGCGGTCGGCACCGCGGCGCGCGCTATTAAGGCGGGCGAAGCACGCCTGATGATCGCCGGCGGTGTCGAAAGCATGACACGTGCGCCGTTCGTCATGGGCAAGGCGACTAGCGCGTTCGCGCGCCAGGCCGACATTTACGACACGACCATCGGCTGGCGCTTTATCAATCCGCTGATGAAACGCCAGTACGGCGTCGATTCGATGCCCGAGACCGCGGAAAACGTCGCCGTCGAATTCAGCGTGAGCCGCGCGGATCAGGACGCGTTCGCGCTGGCTAGCCAGCAAAAGGCGGCTCGTGCCCAGCAGGATGGCACGTTGGCTCAGGAAATCGTCGGCGTCGAAATCGCGCAGAAGAAAGGCGATCCCGTACGCGTGCTGCTCGACGAACACCCGCGCGAAACTTCGCTCGAAAGTTTGGGCAAGCTCAAGGGCGTGGTTCGTCCGGACGGCAGCGTGACCGCCGGCAATGCGTCGGGCGTGAACGACGGCGCATGCGCGCTGTTGCTCGCGAACCAGCAAGCCGCCGATCAATACGGACTGCGCCGCCGCGCCCGCGTGGTGGGCATGGCAACGGCGGGCGTCGAGCCGCGCATCATGGGTATCGGTCCGGCGCCGGCCACGCAAAAGCTGTTAAAGCAACTCGGTATGACGCTCGAACAACTCGACGTGATCGAGTTGAACGAAGCCTTCGCATCGCAAGGCCTGGCCGTTCTGCGCACGCTCGGTCTCCGCGACAACGACCCGCGCGTCAATCCGAACGGCGGAGCCATTGCGCTCGGTCATCCGCTGGGCGCTTCGGGCGCCCGTCTGATCACGACCGCGCTGTACCAGTTGGAGCGGACCAACGGCCGCTTTGCGCTTTGCACGATGTGCATTGGCGTAGGCCAAGGCATCGCACTGGTCATCGAGCGGATCTGA
- a CDS encoding molybdopterin-containing oxidoreductase family protein, translated as MNAPTELARAVCPHDCPDTCAMRVTVKAGRAIKVVADPEHPPTQGALCTKVSRYAERVHHPQRLTTPMRRVGRKGEGRFEPISWDEAFQFAARRLSEIARRAPEAILPYSYAGTMGLIQGDSIAQRFFHKIGASQLDRTICASAGAAGLKYTYGASLGMLTEFFDESEVILIWGSNPIASSLHFWTRAQQAKRRGARLIAIDPYRSLTAEKCHQHIALKPGTDGALALGMMNVLITENLLDHAYIEAHTLGFDELKARALSYSPSRVAEICDIDEHVIVDLARLYGSTKKAAIRMNYGLQRVRGGGNAVRAIACLPSLTGAWRERAGGVLLSSGGWAPVDSHALQRPDLMPGWPSKVSRVINMNAIGDALLHKGDAAFGPKVEAIVVYNSNPVAVAPDSERVAAGFAREDLFTIVLEHFQTDTADYADLLLPATTQLEHLDVHKSYGHTHVMVNLPAIAPVGGALPNTEIFRGFARHMGLDEPALFESDETIAQAAFRWQDKTLEGVDWQTLKQTGWARLNLPDAPFSEGGFRTPSGKCEFYSERLAQQGLDPLPDYLPPYESADGAPELAARYPLAMISPPARNFLNSTFVNIESLRSTEGEPHLDMHPADAQSRDIVDGGQVRIFNDRGSMQARVRVTDRAREGLVVGLSIWWKKLAPDGRNANQLTSQALTDLGGSATFYDCLVEVERV; from the coding sequence ATGAATGCTCCGACTGAACTCGCTCGCGCCGTATGCCCGCACGATTGCCCCGACACCTGCGCGATGCGAGTGACTGTCAAGGCCGGACGCGCGATCAAGGTCGTCGCCGATCCCGAGCATCCTCCGACGCAAGGCGCGCTGTGCACCAAGGTCAGCCGCTATGCGGAGCGCGTGCATCATCCGCAAAGATTGACGACACCGATGAGGCGCGTCGGCCGTAAAGGCGAGGGCCGCTTTGAGCCGATCAGTTGGGACGAGGCGTTCCAGTTCGCTGCTCGCCGCCTGTCGGAGATTGCGCGCCGCGCGCCAGAAGCGATCCTTCCCTACAGCTATGCCGGCACGATGGGTTTGATCCAGGGTGACAGCATTGCGCAGCGATTCTTCCACAAGATCGGCGCATCGCAACTGGACCGTACGATCTGCGCGTCCGCTGGCGCCGCCGGGTTGAAGTACACCTATGGCGCGAGCCTTGGCATGCTCACCGAGTTTTTCGACGAGAGCGAAGTCATCCTCATCTGGGGCTCGAATCCCATCGCATCGAGCCTGCATTTCTGGACGCGCGCCCAACAGGCGAAACGCCGCGGCGCGCGGCTGATCGCGATCGATCCGTACCGCTCGCTGACTGCCGAAAAATGCCATCAGCATATTGCCCTGAAACCCGGCACCGACGGTGCCTTGGCGCTAGGCATGATGAACGTGTTGATCACAGAGAATCTGCTTGATCACGCGTACATTGAGGCCCACACATTAGGTTTTGACGAGCTGAAGGCCCGCGCGCTGAGTTACTCGCCGTCGCGCGTTGCTGAAATTTGCGATATTGATGAACACGTTATCGTCGATCTTGCGCGACTTTACGGCAGCACTAAAAAGGCGGCGATCCGCATGAACTACGGCCTGCAGCGCGTGCGTGGCGGCGGCAATGCCGTGCGCGCGATCGCGTGCCTGCCGTCGTTGACGGGTGCATGGCGCGAGAGAGCTGGGGGCGTGCTGCTGTCCTCGGGCGGCTGGGCGCCGGTCGACTCGCATGCGTTGCAGCGGCCGGATTTGATGCCGGGCTGGCCGTCCAAGGTCAGCCGCGTCATCAATATGAATGCGATCGGCGATGCGCTGCTGCACAAGGGCGACGCCGCGTTCGGCCCTAAAGTCGAAGCGATCGTTGTCTACAACTCGAATCCGGTGGCCGTCGCGCCGGATTCCGAGCGAGTCGCAGCGGGTTTCGCGCGTGAGGATCTGTTCACCATCGTGCTGGAGCATTTCCAGACCGACACCGCCGACTACGCCGATCTGCTCCTGCCCGCGACCACCCAACTCGAACACCTTGACGTCCACAAGTCATACGGCCACACGCACGTGATGGTCAACCTGCCGGCAATCGCACCCGTCGGCGGCGCACTCCCGAACACGGAGATTTTTCGCGGCTTCGCGCGTCACATGGGACTCGACGAACCGGCACTGTTCGAGAGCGACGAGACCATCGCACAGGCTGCGTTCCGCTGGCAAGACAAGACGCTCGAAGGCGTGGATTGGCAGACGCTGAAGCAAACGGGCTGGGCCCGGCTGAACCTGCCCGACGCGCCTTTCTCCGAAGGCGGTTTCCGAACGCCGTCCGGCAAATGCGAGTTCTACAGCGAACGGCTCGCGCAGCAGGGGCTCGACCCGCTCCCGGACTATCTACCGCCCTATGAATCCGCCGACGGCGCACCGGAGCTCGCCGCCCGCTACCCGCTTGCCATGATCTCACCGCCGGCCCGCAACTTCCTGAACAGCACCTTCGTGAACATCGAAAGTCTGCGTTCGACGGAAGGGGAGCCGCATCTCGACATGCATCCGGCCGACGCACAATCGCGAGACATCGTCGACGGCGGTCAGGTGCGCATCTTTAACGATCGCGGTTCGATGCAGGCGCGCGTGCGAGTCACGGATAGAGCCCGGGAAGGGCTCGTGGTCGGCCTGTCGATCTGGTGGAAGAAGCTCGCGCCCGACGGCCGCAACGCCAATCAACTCACCAGCCAGGCGCTCACCGATCTGGGCGGATCGGCAACTTTCTACGACTGCCTGGTCGAAGTCGAGCGCGTCTGA
- the paaG gene encoding 2-(1,2-epoxy-1,2-dihydrophenyl)acetyl-CoA isomerase PaaG — protein MSYEAIRLDIDASSHVATITLNRPDKLNSFTRAMHQELSAALNQVETSGARALVLTGAGRGFCAGQDLADLDFTPGAMTDLGELIEQHFNPLIRRLQALPLPVIAAVNGTAAGAGANLALGCDIVLAARSASFIQAFVKIGLVPDSGGTWFLPQRVGMARALGLAVTGDKLSADKAESWGLIWQAVDDAELATAAAKLAAQLAQQPTRAIAAIKQAMRAGATQTLDRQLDLERDLQRELGASHDYAEGVQAFVEKRAPRFEGR, from the coding sequence ATGTCATATGAAGCGATTCGCCTGGACATCGACGCATCGAGCCATGTCGCAACCATCACACTGAACCGGCCGGACAAACTGAACAGCTTCACGCGCGCGATGCATCAGGAGCTGAGCGCCGCGCTCAATCAGGTCGAAACGTCGGGCGCCCGTGCGCTCGTACTCACTGGCGCAGGCCGCGGCTTTTGCGCCGGCCAGGACCTCGCCGACCTCGACTTCACACCAGGCGCCATGACCGATCTGGGTGAACTGATCGAGCAACATTTCAACCCGCTGATTCGCCGCCTGCAAGCATTGCCGCTGCCCGTCATCGCCGCAGTGAACGGCACGGCCGCCGGCGCCGGCGCCAATCTCGCGCTTGGGTGCGACATCGTGCTCGCGGCTCGCTCCGCCAGCTTCATTCAGGCGTTCGTGAAGATCGGTCTAGTGCCCGACTCGGGCGGCACATGGTTCCTACCACAGCGTGTCGGCATGGCTCGCGCGTTAGGACTCGCCGTCACCGGCGACAAACTCAGTGCGGATAAAGCCGAAAGCTGGGGCTTGATCTGGCAAGCAGTCGACGACGCGGAGCTCGCCACCGCCGCGGCGAAACTCGCGGCTCAACTCGCGCAGCAACCTACGCGCGCCATCGCTGCGATCAAGCAGGCCATGCGTGCGGGCGCGACGCAAACGCTCGACCGGCAACTCGATCTCGAACGCGATTTGCAACGCGAACTGGGGGCTTCCCACGACTACGCGGAAGGCGTGCAAGCCTTCGTGGAAAAACGCGCGCCGCGCTTCGAGGGCCGCTGA
- a CDS encoding enoyl-CoA hydratase: MAYENILVETRGRVGLVTLNRPKALNALNDALMDELGAALREFDADDAIGAIVVTGSEKAFAAGADIGMMSTYTYMDVYKGDYITRNWETVRSIRKPIIAAVAGFALGGGCELAMMCDIIFAADTAKFGQPEIKLGIMPGAGGTQRLPRAVSKAKAMDLCLTARFMDAAEAERAGLVSRVIPAASLVDEAIAAAATIAEFPLPAVMMVKESVNRAYETTLAEGVHFERRLFHSLFATEDQKEGMAAFVEKRKPVFKHR, translated from the coding sequence ATGGCTTACGAGAACATTCTGGTTGAGACGCGGGGACGGGTCGGCTTGGTCACGTTGAATCGCCCGAAGGCATTGAACGCTCTGAACGACGCATTGATGGACGAACTGGGGGCGGCGTTGCGCGAGTTCGATGCTGACGACGCGATTGGCGCGATCGTGGTCACGGGCAGCGAAAAGGCGTTCGCGGCCGGTGCCGACATCGGCATGATGTCCACCTATACCTATATGGATGTCTACAAGGGTGATTACATCACCCGCAACTGGGAAACCGTTCGCTCCATTCGTAAGCCGATTATTGCGGCGGTGGCCGGTTTTGCGCTTGGCGGCGGCTGCGAGTTGGCGATGATGTGCGACATCATTTTTGCCGCCGACACGGCAAAGTTCGGCCAGCCGGAAATCAAGCTCGGCATCATGCCGGGCGCCGGTGGTACGCAGCGCTTGCCGCGCGCCGTCTCCAAGGCGAAGGCGATGGACCTCTGCCTGACTGCGCGATTCATGGATGCCGCCGAAGCCGAGCGCGCCGGATTGGTATCGCGTGTGATTCCGGCTGCTTCTCTGGTCGACGAGGCGATAGCAGCGGCTGCGACGATCGCTGAATTCCCGTTGCCGGCCGTGATGATGGTGAAGGAATCTGTCAACCGCGCCTATGAAACGACGCTCGCGGAAGGCGTGCATTTTGAGCGCCGCCTCTTCCATTCGCTCTTCGCTACCGAAGATCAGAAGGAGGGTATGGCCGCGTTCGTAGAGAAGCGCAAACCGGTTTTCAAGCATCGTTAA